In a single window of the Panthera leo isolate Ple1 chromosome A1, P.leo_Ple1_pat1.1, whole genome shotgun sequence genome:
- the SLC26A2 gene encoding sulfate transporter, translating to MSLESKEQHDLSLTDLSEGNDQHGPLCNIPPEPANESSTDFKQFEANDQCTPYRRIHMEPQEKSNTNFKKFVIKKLRRTCQCSPTKAKNVIFGFLPVLRWLPKYDLKKNILGDVMSGLIVGILLVPQSIAYSLLAGQEPIYGLYTSFFASIIYFLLGTSRHISVGIFGILCLMIGEVVDRELHKAGYDTAHTAPSLGMVSNGSTLLNQTSDWICDRSCYAIAVGSTVTFMAGVYQVAMGFFQVGFVSVYLSDALLSGFVTGASFTILTSQAKYLLGLSLPRSNGVGSLITTWIHIFRNIHRTNICDLITSLLCLLVLLPTKELNEHFKSKLKAPIPTELIVVVAATLASHFGKLHEKYNSSIAGHIPTGFMPPKAPDWNLIPSLAVDAIAISIIGFAITVSLSEMFAKKHGYTVRANQEMYAIGFCNIIPSFFHCFTTSAALAKTLVKESTGCQTQLSAVVTALVLLLVLLVIAPLFYSLQKSVLGVITIVNLRGALRKFKDLPKMWKVSRMDTVIWFVTMLSSALISTEIGLLIGVCFSMFCVILRTQKPKISLLGWVEESEIFESMSAYKNLQTKPGVKIFRFVAPLYYINKECFKSALYKKTLNPVLVKAAQKKAAKTKITKETVIFSGIQDEVSLQLSHDPLDLHTIVIDCSAIQFLDTAGIHTLKEVRRDYEAIGIQVLLAQCNPSVRDSLACGEYCKKEEENLLFYSVYEAMAFAEEYQNHKGVCIPNGLSPSSD from the exons ATGTCTTTGGAAAGTAAAGAGCAACATGATCTGTCACTCACTGacttatctgaaggaaatgaccAACACGGCCCTCTGTGTAACATCCCTCCGGAGCCTGCAAATGAATCAAGTACCGACTTCAAGCAGTTTGAAGCCAATGATCAATGCACACCTTATCGTAGGATCCATATGGAGCCTCAAGAGAAATCAAATACTAACTTCAAGaaatttgtcattaaaaaattgCGGAGGACTTGCCAGTGCAGTCCAACCAAAgccaaaaatgtgatttttggtTTCCTTCCTGTTTTGCGATGGCTCCCAAAGTATGatctgaagaaaaacattttaggggATGTGATGTCTGGCTTGATTGTGGGCATCTTATTAGTACCCCAATCCATCGCTTATTCCCTCTTGGCTGGCCAAGAACCTATCTATGGTCTGTACACCTCTTTTTTTGCCAGCATCATTTATTTCCTATTGGGTACCTCCCGTCACATCTCTGTGGGCATTTTTGGAATATTGTGCCTTATGATTGGTGAGGTAGTTGACCGAGAACTACACAAAGCCGGCTATGACACTGCCCATACTGCTCCTTCTTTAGGGATGGTTTCAAATGGGAGCACATTATTAAACCAGACATCAGACTGGATATGTGACAGAAGTTGCTATGCAATTGCAGTTGGCAGCACTGTGACCTTTATGGCTGGAGTTTATCAG GTAGCGATGGGCTTCTTTCAAGTGGGCTTTGTTTCTGTCTACCTCTCAGATGCCTTGCTGAGTGGATTTGTCACTGGTGCCTCCTTCACTATTCTTACATCTCAGGCCAAGTACCTCCTTGGGCTCAGCCTTCCTCGGAGTAATGGTGTGGGCTCGCTCATCACTACTTGGATACATATCTTCAGAAACATCCATAGGACCAATATCTGTGATCTCATCACCAGCCTTTTGTGCCTTTTGGTTCTTTTGCCAACCAAAGAACTCAATGAGCACTTCAAGTCCAAGCTTAAGGCACCAATTCCTACCGAACTCATTGTCGTCGTGGCAGCCACATTAGCTTCTCATTTTGGGAAACTCCACGAGAAATACAATAGCAGTATTGCTGGACATATTCCCACAGGGTTTATGCCACCCAAAGCACCGGACTGGAACTTAATTCCCAGTTTGGCTGTAGACGCAATAGCTATTTCTATCATTGGTTTTGCTATCACTGTATCACTTTCTGAGATGTTTGCCAAGAAACATGGCTACACAGTCAGAGCTAATCAGGAAATGTATGCCATTGGCTTTTGCAATAtcatcccttccttcttccactgCTTTACTACTAGCGCGGCTCTTGCGAAGACTTTGGTTAAAGAATCAACAGGCTGCCAAACTCAGCTTTCTGCTGTGGTGACAGCTTTGGTTCTTTTGTTGGTCCTCCTGGTAATTGCTCCTTTATTCTATTCTCTTCAGAAAAGTGTCCTTGGTGTGATCACTATTGTAAATCTCCGGGGAGCCCTACGTAAATTTAAGGATCTACCCAAAATGTGGAAGGTTAGCAGAATGGATACAGTTATCTGGTTTGTCACTATGCTGTCCTCTGCACTGATAAGTACTGAAATAGGCCTGCTTATTGGGGTTTGTTTTTCTATGTTTTGTGTCATTCTCCGCACACAGAAGCCAAAGATTTCATTGCTTGGCTGGGTGGAAGAGTCCGAAATCTTTGAATCCATGTCTGCTTATAAGAATCTTCAGACAAAGCCAGGCGTCAAGATATTCCGTTTTGTAGCCCCTCTCTACTACATAaacaaagaatgttttaaatctGCTTTATACAAAAAAACTCTCAACCCAGTCTTAGTAAAGGCAGCTCAGAAGAAGGCTGCCAAGACAAAGATCACAAAGGAGACAGTGATTTTCAGTGGAATCCAGGATGAAGTTTCACTGCAACTTTCCCATGATCCTTTGGATCTCCATACCATAGTAATTGACTGCAGTGCAATACAGTTTTTAGATACAGCAGGGATCCACACCCTGAAAGAAGTTCGTAGAGATTATGAAGCCATTGGCATCCAGGTTCTGCTGGCTCAGTGCAATCCCTCTGTGAGGGATTCCCTGGCCTGCGGAGAGTATtgcaaaaaggaagaagaaaaccttCTCTTTTATAGTGTCTATGAAGCGATGGCTTTTGCAGAAGAATATCAGAATCACAAAGGAGTATGTATTCCCAATGGTCTAAGTCCTTCCAGTGATTGA